One window of the Rhizobiaceae bacterium genome contains the following:
- a CDS encoding pyruvate dehydrogenase complex E1 component subunit beta — translation MPIDILMPALSPTMEEGNLAKWLKNEGDQIKSGDVIAEIETDKATMEVEAVDEGTLGKILVPAGTEGVKVNTPIAVLLQEGESAGDIGKAAAPAKAEAPAKADAPSEPAEALPANAGKEQAAPVPAAPKTEVAGDPDIPAGTEMVSMTVREALRDAMAEEMRRDPGVFVMGEEVAEYQGAYKITQGLLQEFGPKRVVDTPITEHGFAGVGVGAAMTGLKPIVEFMTFNFAMQAIDQIINSAAKTLYMSGGQMGAPIVFRGPNGAAARVAAQHSQDYGAWYGHIPGLKVIQPYSAADAKGLLKAAIRDPNPVIFLENEILYGHSFDVPKLDDFVLPIGKARIQKAGKDVTLVSWGIGMTYLVKAKVELAGMGIDAEIIDLRTIRPMDLDSVVASVKKTNRLVVVEEGFPQSSVGDFIANQVSQRAFDHLDAPVITIAGKDVPMPYAANLEKLALPNVGEVIEAVKAVTYR, via the coding sequence ATGCCGATCGATATTCTGATGCCTGCGCTCTCCCCGACGATGGAGGAGGGCAATCTCGCCAAATGGTTGAAGAACGAGGGTGACCAGATCAAATCCGGCGACGTGATCGCCGAGATCGAGACCGACAAGGCGACGATGGAAGTCGAGGCCGTCGACGAGGGTACGCTGGGAAAGATCCTCGTGCCGGCAGGCACTGAGGGCGTGAAGGTCAATACGCCGATCGCAGTGCTCTTGCAGGAAGGCGAGAGCGCGGGAGACATTGGCAAGGCGGCCGCGCCTGCCAAGGCCGAGGCGCCCGCCAAGGCAGACGCGCCTTCGGAGCCCGCCGAGGCTCTCCCGGCCAATGCCGGGAAGGAACAGGCGGCGCCGGTTCCCGCTGCGCCGAAGACGGAAGTCGCCGGTGATCCGGACATTCCCGCAGGCACGGAAATGGTGTCGATGACCGTGCGCGAAGCGCTGCGCGACGCCATGGCCGAGGAAATGCGCCGCGATCCCGGTGTATTCGTTATGGGCGAGGAGGTCGCCGAGTATCAGGGCGCCTACAAGATCACGCAGGGCCTGCTGCAGGAATTCGGGCCGAAGCGCGTGGTCGACACGCCGATCACGGAACACGGCTTTGCCGGCGTCGGCGTCGGTGCGGCGATGACCGGATTGAAACCCATCGTCGAGTTCATGACCTTCAACTTCGCCATGCAGGCGATCGACCAGATCATAAATTCGGCGGCGAAGACGCTCTATATGTCCGGTGGCCAGATGGGCGCGCCGATCGTGTTCCGCGGACCGAACGGTGCTGCTGCACGCGTTGCCGCCCAGCACAGCCAAGACTACGGCGCGTGGTATGGCCATATACCAGGCCTGAAGGTGATCCAGCCCTACAGCGCGGCCGATGCGAAAGGCTTGCTGAAGGCGGCGATCCGCGATCCGAATCCGGTCATCTTCCTCGAAAACGAGATTCTCTACGGCCACAGCTTCGACGTGCCGAAGCTGGACGATTTCGTTCTGCCGATAGGGAAGGCGCGAATCCAGAAGGCCGGCAAGGACGTGACGCTCGTTTCCTGGGGCATCGGCATGACCTATCTGGTCAAGGCCAAGGTCGAACTGGCGGGCATGGGCATCGATGCCGAGATCATCGATCTCAGGACCATCCGCCCGATGGATCTGGATTCGGTTGTTGCCTCCGTGAAGAAGACCAACCGGCTGGTCGTGGTCGAGGAAGGTTTCCCGCAGTCGTCGGTTGGCGATTTCATTGCCAATCAGGTGTCGCAACGCGCCTTCGACCATCTCGACGCCCCGGTGATCACCATAGCGGGCAAGGACGTGCCGATGCCTTACGCGGCCAACCTCGAGAAGCTTGCGTTGCCGAATGTCGGCGAGGTGATCGAGGCGGTGAAGGCCGTGACCTACCGCTGA
- a CDS encoding Uma2 family endonuclease, whose translation MAVTGKKLATYADIEAAPEHLVAEIIDGVLRTHPRPSPRHSVTANSLTDELTSPFQKGRGGPGGWIFAVEPELHLGDHVLVPDIAAWRIERMPKLPATAYFEVAPDWICEVLSGSTETRDRTAKMRIYGEEKVAYLWLIDPRQQLLEAFQYLERGWTRLGGWFSDDRASVPPFDAISLSLADLWPLDNPLGLHEDPQALFAGDR comes from the coding sequence ATGGCCGTTACGGGAAAAAAGCTGGCAACCTACGCCGACATCGAAGCGGCGCCGGAACATCTCGTCGCGGAAATCATCGACGGTGTGCTGCGAACGCATCCCAGGCCGTCGCCCCGGCATTCCGTCACGGCCAATAGCCTGACGGACGAATTGACCAGCCCTTTCCAAAAAGGGCGTGGCGGGCCTGGCGGCTGGATATTCGCCGTGGAGCCTGAACTGCATCTTGGAGATCATGTGCTTGTGCCGGATATAGCGGCCTGGCGGATCGAGCGAATGCCGAAGCTGCCAGCGACAGCATATTTCGAGGTGGCGCCCGACTGGATCTGCGAAGTCCTCTCCGGATCGACGGAAACGCGTGATCGCACGGCCAAAATGCGCATCTACGGCGAGGAAAAAGTGGCCTATCTCTGGCTCATCGACCCCCGGCAGCAACTGCTTGAGGCGTTCCAGTACCTTGAACGCGGATGGACAAGGCTCGGCGGCTGGTTTTCGGACGATCGGGCGAGCGTGCCGCCCTTCGACGCAATATCGCTTTCTCTCGCGGACCTATGGCCGCTCGACAACCCGCTGGGTCTCCATGAAGACCCGCAAGCCCTCTTCGCAGGAGACCGCTAG
- a CDS encoding pyruvate dehydrogenase complex dihydrolipoamide acetyltransferase, with the protein MPINITMPALSPTMEEGNLAKWLVKEGDKVSPGDVIAEIETDKATMEVEAVDEGTVAKIVVPAGTEGVKVNALIAVLAGDGEDVAAAAKGGDGAPAKAEAAPAKPEKAKVEPAKAESPKQQPAASEAAGPAPGKGEHGSRERTFASPLARRIAKEAGVDVAAVKGSGPHGRIVKSDVEAAIASGGAKAAPSAAAKAASAPAAPKPVSDDAVLKLFEEGSYELVPHDNMRKTIARRLVEAKSTIPHFYLTLDCELDALLKLRQQLNDAAPVRKTEKGDQPAYKLSVNDLVIKALALALRDVPTANVSWTDANMVQHKHADVGVAVSIPGGLITPIVRRADEKSLSAISNEMKDLAARAKTRKLKPEEYQGGTTAVSNLGMFGIKDFSAVINPPHATILAVGAGEERVVVKKGEITVATVMSVTLSTDHRAVDGALGAELLGAFKRHIENPLGMLV; encoded by the coding sequence ATGCCCATCAACATCACCATGCCGGCGCTCTCGCCCACGATGGAAGAGGGCAATCTCGCCAAGTGGCTGGTCAAGGAGGGCGACAAGGTCTCGCCCGGCGACGTGATAGCAGAGATCGAGACCGACAAGGCGACGATGGAGGTCGAGGCCGTCGACGAGGGCACCGTCGCGAAAATCGTGGTGCCTGCCGGCACTGAAGGCGTGAAGGTGAATGCGTTGATCGCTGTCCTGGCAGGCGATGGCGAAGATGTCGCCGCTGCCGCCAAGGGCGGCGATGGCGCGCCTGCAAAGGCGGAAGCTGCGCCGGCCAAGCCGGAAAAAGCCAAGGTCGAGCCTGCAAAAGCAGAATCGCCTAAGCAGCAGCCGGCGGCTTCCGAAGCGGCTGGGCCGGCTCCTGGAAAGGGCGAGCACGGTTCCCGCGAGCGCACATTCGCCTCGCCTCTGGCGCGGCGCATCGCCAAGGAAGCCGGCGTCGACGTCGCCGCGGTGAAGGGCTCCGGTCCGCACGGCCGGATCGTCAAGTCGGATGTCGAGGCCGCGATCGCCAGCGGCGGCGCCAAGGCCGCGCCATCGGCCGCAGCGAAGGCGGCTTCAGCGCCGGCCGCGCCGAAGCCTGTGTCGGACGACGCGGTGCTGAAACTCTTCGAGGAAGGCTCTTATGAGCTTGTTCCGCACGACAATATGCGCAAGACGATAGCGCGGCGGCTGGTCGAGGCCAAAAGCACGATCCCACATTTCTATCTCACGCTGGATTGCGAGCTTGATGCGCTGCTGAAGCTGCGCCAGCAGCTGAACGACGCCGCACCCGTCAGGAAGACCGAAAAGGGCGATCAGCCGGCCTACAAGCTTTCCGTCAACGACCTCGTCATCAAGGCGCTGGCGCTCGCGCTGCGCGACGTGCCGACGGCCAATGTTTCCTGGACGGATGCGAACATGGTCCAGCACAAGCATGCCGATGTCGGCGTCGCCGTGTCTATCCCCGGCGGTCTGATCACGCCGATCGTGCGCCGGGCGGACGAAAAATCCCTGTCGGCGATCTCGAACGAGATGAAGGATCTGGCGGCCCGCGCCAAGACGCGCAAGCTGAAGCCGGAGGAATATCAGGGCGGCACGACGGCGGTCTCAAATCTCGGCATGTTCGGCATCAAGGACTTTTCCGCCGTGATCAATCCGCCGCATGCGACGATCCTCGCCGTGGGCGCCGGCGAGGAACGCGTGGTGGTGAAGAAGGGCGAGATCACGGTCGCCACCGTCATGTCGGTGACGCTCTCGACCGATCACCGTGCCGTGGACGGCGCGCTCGGCGCCGAACTGCTCGGCGCCTTCAAGCGGCATATCGAGAATCCTTTGGGGATGCTGGTCTGA
- a CDS encoding DUF308 domain-containing protein encodes MATGAHVERLRTSWVWLAVLGAISLIGGILALFNPFAATLAAVLLAGWTFLLFGVVQLIQAFRITGWSGFLWSLLLGLLTVAVGISLLFNPVAGALSLTMLVAVLFLVLGVVKIMYGFSLRPISGWGFAVLSGVISLLLGFMIIADYPWSATTILGILLAVELLSNGIFLLIVALGLRKI; translated from the coding sequence ATGGCTACCGGAGCGCATGTTGAAAGACTGAGAACGTCGTGGGTCTGGCTCGCCGTGCTCGGCGCGATTTCGCTGATCGGCGGCATTCTGGCCCTCTTCAACCCCTTCGCGGCGACGCTGGCGGCGGTTCTGCTCGCCGGCTGGACCTTCCTGCTGTTCGGGGTGGTGCAGCTCATACAGGCGTTCAGGATCACCGGCTGGTCGGGGTTCCTGTGGTCGCTGTTGCTCGGATTGCTGACGGTCGCTGTCGGCATCTCCTTGCTGTTCAACCCGGTCGCGGGGGCGCTCTCGCTCACCATGCTCGTCGCCGTGCTGTTCCTGGTGCTGGGCGTTGTGAAGATCATGTACGGATTTTCGCTGCGGCCGATCTCCGGATGGGGCTTTGCGGTGTTGTCGGGCGTGATCTCGCTGCTGCTCGGCTTCATGATCATCGCCGATTACCCATGGTCGGCCACGACTATCCTGGGCATCCTGCTGGCGGTCGAACTGCTGTCGAACGGCATTTTCCTGCTGATCGTGGCGCTCGGACTTCGCAAGATCTGA
- a CDS encoding SGNH/GDSL hydrolase family protein: MKNILCYGDSLTWGYNAETLSRHPFDVRWPNVLQAELGSAAHVIEDGLNGRTTAFDDNLVAEDRNGARTLPTSLSTHSPLDLVVIMLGANDMKPWIHGRAYVAANGMARLVNIVRGHTYFFNAPAPQVIMVSPPAVSRTDNVEFSEYFEGANVSSTHLAEAYRLYAAQLGCTFFEAGTVAKTTPIDGVHLDAENTRAIGRALAPLVKQTLGL, translated from the coding sequence GTGAAGAATATCCTGTGCTACGGCGATTCCCTGACATGGGGCTACAATGCGGAGACGCTATCCCGCCATCCGTTCGACGTGCGGTGGCCGAATGTCCTTCAGGCGGAGCTCGGCAGCGCCGCCCATGTGATCGAGGATGGCCTCAACGGCCGCACGACAGCATTCGACGACAATCTCGTGGCGGAAGACCGGAACGGCGCACGCACGCTGCCGACAAGCCTTTCAACCCATTCGCCGCTTGATCTGGTCGTCATCATGCTCGGCGCCAACGACATGAAGCCGTGGATTCACGGCCGCGCCTATGTGGCGGCGAACGGCATGGCGCGTCTCGTCAATATCGTGCGCGGCCATACCTATTTCTTCAACGCGCCCGCGCCGCAGGTGATAATGGTGTCGCCGCCGGCCGTCTCGCGCACCGACAATGTCGAGTTTTCCGAGTATTTCGAAGGCGCGAACGTTTCCTCCACTCATTTGGCCGAGGCCTACCGTCTATATGCCGCGCAGCTTGGCTGCACCTTCTTCGAAGCGGGCACGGTCGCCAAAACAACGCCGATCGACGGCGTGCATCTGGACGCCGAGAACACGCGGGCCATCGGCCGTGCCCTTGCGCCTCTCGTCAAGCAGACGCTTGGCCTTTGA
- the lpdA gene encoding dihydrolipoyl dehydrogenase, producing the protein MAESYDVIIIGSGPGGYIAAIRAAQLGLKVAVVEREHLAGICSNWGCIPTKALLRSAEIFHYAQHPGDYGVKIEGTVSPDLKAIVARSRAIAHRMNNGVGFLFKKNKVDIIWGEAKIAKPGEVVVSKTAKKPMEPVGPVPKNTLGEGAYKAKHIIIATGARPRALPGMEPDGKLIWTYFEAMKPAEIPKSLLVVGSGAIGIEFASFYRTLGVDVTVVEVMGQVMPVEDAEISKLAQKQFEKQGMKILLEAKVTKVEKGANSVTAHVETKGGKVEKITADRMISAVGVQANIENLGLEALGVKTERGFIAIDGYCKTNVPGIYAIGDVAGAPMLAHKAEHEAVICIEKIAGLPNVHPIDKRKIPGCTYCHPQVASVGITEAKAKEEGRDIRVGRFPFVGNGKAIALGEDQGLVKTIFDRKTGELLGAHMVGAEVTELIQGFVVAMNLETTEEELMHTIFPHPTLSEMMKESVLDAYGRALNV; encoded by the coding sequence GTGGCTGAATCCTATGACGTGATCATCATCGGCTCGGGGCCTGGCGGCTACATTGCGGCGATCCGCGCGGCGCAGCTTGGCCTGAAGGTCGCGGTGGTGGAGCGCGAGCATCTTGCCGGCATCTGCTCGAACTGGGGCTGCATCCCGACCAAGGCGCTGCTGCGTTCGGCCGAGATATTCCACTACGCCCAGCATCCCGGCGACTACGGCGTGAAGATCGAGGGCACCGTCTCGCCCGACCTCAAGGCGATCGTGGCGCGCTCGCGCGCCATCGCCCATCGCATGAACAATGGCGTCGGTTTCCTGTTCAAGAAGAACAAGGTGGACATCATCTGGGGCGAGGCGAAGATCGCTAAGCCGGGCGAGGTCGTGGTGTCCAAGACGGCGAAGAAGCCGATGGAGCCGGTAGGCCCCGTGCCGAAGAACACGCTGGGCGAAGGCGCCTACAAGGCGAAGCACATCATCATTGCCACCGGCGCGCGGCCGCGTGCGCTGCCGGGCATGGAGCCGGACGGCAAACTGATCTGGACCTATTTCGAGGCGATGAAGCCGGCGGAAATTCCGAAGTCGCTGCTCGTCGTCGGTTCGGGCGCCATCGGCATCGAGTTCGCCAGCTTCTACCGTACGCTCGGCGTCGACGTGACCGTGGTCGAGGTCATGGGGCAGGTGATGCCCGTGGAAGACGCCGAAATCTCGAAGCTGGCGCAAAAGCAGTTCGAGAAGCAGGGCATGAAGATCCTGCTGGAAGCCAAGGTGACGAAGGTCGAGAAGGGCGCGAACTCGGTCACGGCGCATGTCGAGACCAAGGGCGGCAAGGTCGAGAAGATCACCGCCGATCGCATGATCTCCGCGGTCGGTGTGCAGGCCAATATCGAGAATCTCGGCCTCGAGGCGCTCGGCGTGAAGACCGAGCGCGGCTTCATCGCCATCGACGGCTATTGCAAGACCAACGTGCCGGGCATTTACGCCATCGGCGATGTCGCCGGCGCGCCGATGCTGGCGCACAAGGCCGAGCACGAGGCCGTCATCTGCATCGAGAAGATCGCTGGCCTGCCGAACGTCCATCCGATTGACAAGCGCAAGATTCCCGGCTGCACCTATTGCCATCCGCAGGTGGCGTCGGTCGGCATCACCGAAGCCAAGGCCAAGGAAGAGGGGCGCGACATCCGCGTCGGCCGCTTCCCGTTCGTCGGCAACGGCAAGGCGATCGCGCTGGGCGAGGATCAGGGTCTGGTGAAGACGATCTTCGACAGGAAGACGGGAGAGCTTCTCGGCGCGCATATGGTCGGAGCGGAAGTGACGGAACTCATCCAGGGCTTTGTCGTCGCGATGAACCTCGAAACCACCGAGGAAGAACTGATGCACACCATCTTCCCGCATCCGACCCTCTCGGAAATGATGAAGGAGAGCGTGCTGGATGCCTATGGCCGCGCGCTCAACGTGTGA
- a CDS encoding GlsB/YeaQ/YmgE family stress response membrane protein → MDVNGVGWIAAILIGGVAGWLAEMFMKSNMGLLMNIVLGIVGAVVLNAILAVLGISLGAGWIAYLVAGFIGACLLIFVGRAIRR, encoded by the coding sequence ATGGATGTGAATGGTGTTGGTTGGATTGCGGCCATCCTGATCGGCGGCGTCGCCGGCTGGCTCGCGGAAATGTTCATGAAGAGCAATATGGGACTCTTGATGAACATCGTTCTCGGTATTGTGGGTGCCGTCGTGCTGAACGCCATTCTGGCCGTTCTGGGAATTTCCCTGGGTGCGGGCTGGATCGCCTATCTGGTCGCCGGCTTCATCGGCGCGTGCCTGCTCATCTTCGTGGGTCGCGCGATAAGGCGCTAG
- the lipA gene encoding lipoyl synthase, with protein MVTVVDMVAQPRPRHPEKAHRPDQEVLRKPDWIRVRAPVSKGYSETREIVKSHKLVTVCEEAGCPNIGECWDKKHATFMIMGEICTRACAFCNVATGIPTALDPNEPESVASAVATMGLTHVVITSVDRDDLDDGGAQHFADVIHAIRRTAPGTTIEILTPDFLRKEGALEVVVAAKPDVFNHNLETVPSKYLKVRPGARYFHSVRLLQRVKELDPSIFTKSGIMVGLGEERNEVLQLMDDLRIADVDFITIGQYLAPSRKHHAVMKFVTPDEFRSYETIAYTKGFLMVASSPLTRSSHHAGEDFARLRAAREAQLQKAG; from the coding sequence ATGGTTACTGTAGTCGATATGGTTGCACAGCCCCGGCCACGCCATCCGGAGAAGGCGCACCGACCGGATCAGGAAGTGCTGCGCAAGCCGGACTGGATTCGCGTGCGCGCGCCGGTCTCGAAGGGCTATTCGGAAACGCGCGAGATCGTGAAGTCGCACAAGCTGGTGACGGTGTGCGAGGAGGCCGGCTGTCCGAACATCGGCGAGTGCTGGGACAAGAAGCACGCCACCTTCATGATCATGGGCGAGATCTGCACCCGCGCCTGCGCCTTCTGCAATGTCGCGACCGGCATCCCTACTGCGCTCGATCCGAACGAGCCCGAAAGCGTGGCCAGCGCCGTCGCGACGATGGGGCTGACGCATGTCGTCATCACTTCGGTCGACCGGGACGATCTGGACGATGGCGGCGCGCAGCACTTCGCCGATGTGATCCACGCCATCCGCCGCACCGCGCCGGGCACCACGATCGAGATTCTGACGCCCGACTTCCTCCGCAAGGAAGGAGCGCTGGAGGTGGTGGTCGCTGCGAAACCCGACGTGTTCAACCACAATCTGGAGACGGTTCCGTCGAAATATCTCAAGGTGCGCCCGGGAGCGCGCTACTTCCATTCCGTGCGGCTGCTGCAGCGGGTGAAGGAACTTGATCCGTCGATCTTCACCAAATCCGGTATCATGGTGGGGCTCGGCGAGGAGCGCAACGAGGTGCTGCAATTGATGGACGATCTACGCATCGCCGATGTCGATTTCATCACCATCGGCCAATATCTGGCGCCCTCGCGGAAGCACCACGCGGTGATGAAGTTCGTGACGCCCGACGAATTCAGGTCTTACGAGACGATCGCCTACACCAAGGGTTTCCTGATGGTCGCGTCCAGCCCGCTGACGCGCTCGTCGCACCATGCCGGCGAGGATTTCGCGCGGCTGCGCGCGGCGCGCGAGGCGCAGCTCCAGAAGGCGGGATAG
- a CDS encoding type II toxin-antitoxin system RatA family toxin codes for MPQFETTRRVLHAADQMFALVADVEKYPEFLPLCEALTVRSRKERDGRAILVADMTVGYKAIRETFTSQVHLKPAERTIEVKYLDGPFKYLSNVWRFEPTADGGCDVRFFIDYEFKSRILGAVMGAMFDRAFRMFTDAFEKRAAEVYGAV; via the coding sequence ATGCCGCAATTCGAGACGACGCGGCGCGTGCTCCATGCTGCGGACCAGATGTTCGCGCTGGTTGCCGACGTCGAGAAATATCCGGAGTTCCTGCCGCTCTGCGAGGCGCTGACGGTCCGTTCGCGCAAGGAGCGGGACGGGCGTGCCATTCTCGTTGCCGACATGACGGTCGGCTATAAGGCGATCCGCGAGACCTTCACCAGCCAGGTGCACCTGAAGCCCGCCGAGCGGACGATCGAGGTGAAGTATCTCGACGGGCCGTTCAAATATCTGAGCAATGTCTGGCGTTTCGAGCCGACGGCGGATGGCGGCTGCGACGTTCGGTTTTTCATCGACTACGAGTTCAAGAGCCGCATTCTGGGCGCCGTCATGGGCGCCATGTTCGACCGCGCTTTCCGCATGTTCACCGATGCGTTCGAGAAACGGGCGGCGGAGGTCTACGGCGCGGTGTGA
- a CDS encoding CinA family protein, whose protein sequence is MTDMDELADRFLKACHAKKMLTATAESCTGGKIIALLTNIPGSSSMVDRGFVTYSNEAKMDMLGVRKETLDKHGAVSRETAIEMAVGALRNSRAGITLAVTGVAGPDGGSAEKPVGLVWFGLALEGEKPVAEKRLFENRGRSYIREETVRVALEMGIEALSRKGD, encoded by the coding sequence ATGACCGATATGGATGAACTTGCCGACCGCTTCCTGAAAGCGTGCCACGCGAAGAAGATGCTGACCGCGACCGCGGAAAGCTGCACGGGCGGCAAGATCATCGCGCTGCTCACCAACATTCCCGGCTCGTCATCCATGGTGGATCGCGGCTTCGTCACCTATTCCAACGAGGCCAAGATGGACATGCTTGGCGTGCGGAAGGAAACGCTGGACAAGCACGGCGCGGTATCGCGCGAGACCGCGATTGAAATGGCTGTCGGGGCGCTCAGAAACTCGCGCGCCGGCATCACGCTCGCCGTAACAGGGGTCGCGGGTCCGGATGGCGGCTCCGCCGAAAAGCCGGTCGGGCTCGTCTGGTTCGGCCTCGCGCTCGAAGGCGAGAAACCGGTAGCCGAAAAGCGCCTGTTCGAGAACCGCGGAAGGTCCTACATCCGCGAGGAAACCGTCAGGGTCGCGCTTGAGATGGGGATCGAGGCGCTATCGAGAAAGGGCGACTGA
- a CDS encoding bifunctional 2-C-methyl-D-erythritol 4-phosphate cytidylyltransferase/2-C-methyl-D-erythritol 2,4-cyclodiphosphate synthase: MTSSVSNSRNTKVAAVIVAAGRGERVGGDLPKQYRAIGGKAILARSVDAFLSHPDVDVVAVVIHPDHRALADAALGDAAGRLMLVEGGATRQASVLAGLQALHDIAPSKVLIHDAARPFVDAAMIARTIGTIGERCGALPVLPVSDTLKRGDESGMVAETISRDGLFAAQTPQGFPFQSIHAAHIEAARAGRSDFTDDAAIAEWAKLPVRLVDGSPDNVKLTWAKDIDMADQRLFGGTHFPDVRTGNGYDVHSFEPGDHVWLCGVRIPHGKKLSGHSDADVALHALTDALLATCGAGDIGSHFPPSDPQWKGAASRIFLEHAARIVRESGGRIANADVTLIAEAPKIGPHRAAMAAAIAGMLGIDASRISVKATTNEHLGFIGREEGIAAIATATVIYPGGVPE, translated from the coding sequence ATGACAAGCTCTGTGTCCAACAGCCGAAACACAAAAGTCGCGGCGGTGATCGTCGCGGCGGGGCGAGGCGAACGCGTCGGCGGCGATTTGCCGAAGCAATACCGGGCCATAGGCGGCAAAGCGATTCTGGCGCGAAGCGTCGACGCATTCCTGTCGCATCCGGATGTCGACGTAGTAGCTGTCGTCATCCACCCGGATCACCGGGCTCTTGCCGATGCCGCGCTTGGCGACGCCGCCGGGCGGTTGATGCTGGTCGAAGGCGGGGCAACACGGCAAGCATCTGTGCTCGCCGGCCTTCAGGCGCTGCATGACATCGCACCATCCAAAGTTCTGATCCACGACGCCGCACGGCCGTTCGTGGATGCCGCGATGATCGCGCGGACCATCGGCACGATCGGTGAGCGCTGCGGCGCCCTGCCGGTGTTGCCCGTCTCCGACACGCTGAAACGCGGCGACGAGAGCGGCATGGTGGCGGAGACGATTTCCCGCGACGGTCTTTTCGCAGCGCAGACGCCGCAGGGTTTCCCGTTCCAGTCGATCCACGCGGCGCATATCGAGGCGGCACGCGCCGGCAGGTCGGATTTCACCGACGACGCGGCGATCGCGGAGTGGGCAAAACTACCGGTCAGGCTGGTGGACGGCTCACCGGACAATGTGAAGCTCACCTGGGCAAAGGATATCGACATGGCCGATCAGCGCCTCTTCGGCGGGACACATTTCCCGGATGTGCGCACCGGCAACGGCTACGACGTCCATTCCTTCGAACCGGGCGACCACGTCTGGCTTTGCGGAGTCAGGATTCCGCACGGCAAGAAACTGTCCGGCCATTCGGACGCCGATGTCGCCCTCCATGCGCTCACCGACGCGCTGCTGGCAACTTGCGGCGCGGGCGACATCGGCTCGCATTTCCCGCCTTCCGATCCGCAGTGGAAAGGCGCGGCATCGCGGATTTTCCTCGAACATGCGGCGCGCATCGTGCGCGAAAGCGGCGGGCGCATAGCGAATGCCGATGTGACGCTCATAGCGGAGGCTCCGAAGATCGGCCCGCACCGCGCCGCCATGGCGGCCGCCATCGCAGGCATGCTCGGGATCGATGCCAGTCGTATCTCGGTCAAGGCAACCACAAACGAGCATCTGGGTTTTATCGGTCGGGAAGAAGGCATCGCGGCCATCGCGACAGCCACCGTGATCTATCCCGGAGGAGTGCCGGAATGA
- the dusB gene encoding tRNA dihydrouridine synthase DusB, which produces MLDLDKLAEPLGVGPVTIQNRVFQAPMSGVTDEPMRRRAYAHGAGLVVSEMVASGELAKGRGDTERRIRRSGLPVHMVQLAGRDAGLMAEAAAIAEGEGADIIDINMGCPAKKVTGGYCGSALMRDLDHAVRLIDAVVGAVRVPVTVKMRLGWDENALNAPELARRAEQAGVAMVTVHGRTRCQFYKGAADWHAIRAVKEAVSIPVVANGDVQTPADARTLLERSGADAVMVGRAHYGAPWASAAIAAAAAGDAAHGVPRTAAELADYVVAHYEDMLALYGVESGVRQARKHLGWYLDRRAPAVSEALRRAVMTSFEPALVIAYLREAFAAGDREPERMAA; this is translated from the coding sequence ATGTTGGATCTCGACAAACTCGCTGAACCCCTTGGCGTAGGGCCTGTGACGATCCAGAACCGTGTGTTTCAGGCTCCGATGTCGGGTGTGACCGACGAGCCGATGCGGCGTCGAGCCTATGCGCACGGCGCCGGCCTCGTGGTTTCCGAGATGGTCGCCAGCGGCGAGTTGGCGAAAGGGCGCGGCGATACGGAGCGGCGCATCCGCCGTTCGGGACTCCCCGTGCATATGGTGCAACTCGCCGGAAGGGACGCCGGACTCATGGCCGAGGCCGCGGCGATCGCGGAAGGCGAAGGCGCCGACATCATCGACATCAATATGGGCTGCCCGGCCAAGAAGGTGACGGGCGGCTATTGCGGCTCGGCGCTGATGCGCGACCTCGATCACGCGGTTCGGCTGATCGACGCGGTCGTCGGCGCCGTCCGGGTCCCGGTCACGGTGAAGATGCGACTCGGCTGGGACGAGAACGCGCTCAATGCGCCGGAACTGGCGCGCCGCGCCGAGCAGGCCGGCGTCGCAATGGTCACGGTGCATGGACGCACGCGCTGCCAGTTCTACAAGGGCGCAGCCGACTGGCATGCGATCCGCGCCGTGAAGGAGGCCGTATCCATCCCTGTCGTCGCCAATGGCGACGTGCAGACGCCGGCCGATGCGCGAACCCTGCTGGAACGGTCGGGCGCCGATGCGGTCATGGTCGGTCGCGCGCACTATGGTGCGCCATGGGCCTCGGCCGCAATCGCCGCCGCCGCTGCGGGAGACGCTGCGCATGGCGTGCCGCGAACCGCCGCCGAACTCGCCGACTACGTCGTCGCGCATTACGAGGACATGCTTGCGCTCTATGGCGTCGAGAGCGGCGTCAGGCAGGCGCGCAAGCATCTCGGCTGGTATCTTGATCGTCGTGCGCCCGCTGTTTCGGAGGCGCTGCGCCGTGCCGTGATGACATCGTTCGAGCCGGCGCTGGTGATCGCTTACCTGCGTGAGGCGTTTGCCGCGGGCGACCGCGAACCGGAGCGGATGGCAGCATGA